The Polyangium aurulentum genomic interval GCGCGCGATGACGAGGGCGCCGAGGAGCCCCGCGAGCCCGACGAAGAACGCCGTGAAATAGACCGCAATCAGATCGTTGACGAGCAGGACCGCGGCCATGCCCTGGATGTGGAATGCGTCCTCGAGAAACCGGATCGCGCGCTCGGGGAAGCGCACGAGCAGCATGTGCGTCCCGAGCACGGCAAGGGCGCCGAAGATCGCCGCCGCAATCGGGGCCCGGCGCGGCGTGTGGCGAGCCTCGAGCAAAAAGTAATCCCGTAGCGAGCCCGTCCCGGTCATGATCAAGCCTCCATGCGGCGCACGCCGGCGGCGCCGATCGCAATCGCGGCAGCGGAGAGCAAGAGGAGCGCGATCATCGGCGGCACGAGCAGCGCCGGGCCGATGTTGTCGAGGTCGCCGAGGGCGAGCGCGCCGAGCGTGATCGGATTCGCGAGCGTCACGCCCCGCCAGGCCGGCTGATAGAAGCCGACCAGCGCCAGACCGGCGAGGGTGCTGAGCACGAACAGCCCGATCAGCGAGGACGCCCCGCGGTGCTTCACCCAGCCGGCGATCGCGGCCGAGAGGCTGGTCGCGAAGATCGCGGCGAACAGGTGCAGGGACATCGCGGCGAGAAAGGCCCCGGACTGGAAGCCCGGGACGCGCGCGTTGAAATAGGCGAGGCCGAGGATCTGGGTGCCCATGTGGAGCGTGGCCATGACGGCGCACGCGCTCATCGCCCGGAGCGCGAAATAGCGCGGCAGCGACATGGGCTTCGAGGCGAGGAGCGGCAGGATGCCAGTGTCGCGCTCGCGCAGGACGAGGCCGCTCGCGAGGACGACCGGCAGGAACGCGATCGCCTTGTTCATCGTCAGATCGATCCACACGAACATGAAGACCATGAACGGGCGGTCGTCGCCGAACCACGTCGTGATCGCGTCGCGGACGTGCGCGGGCGGACGCGCGAGGATGAGGGGGATCGCGAGCAGCGCATAGAGGAGAATGCCGGCGCAGAGCCACGTCTTTCGCTCGCGGAGCATCGCGAGGTAATCGAGCCATTGCAGCCGGATCATGCCGCCTCCTTGCGCACGAGCGCGAGGTAGAGGTCGTCCATCGTGCGGGCGGCGCCGTGCTGCGCCTTCAGCGTCTCGACCTCGCCGCACGCGACGAGACGCGCCCGGTGCAGGACGGCGACGCGCCGGCAGAGCGCCTCGACGTCGGAGAGGATGTGCGACGAGAAGAGAATGGTGACGCCCTTGTCGCGCGCGAGCGAGCGCAGAAGCTCGAGCAGCTCGTGGCGGCCGAGAGGATCGAGGCCCGAGGTCGGCTCGTCGAGCAGGAGCACCCGCGGCTCGTTGATGAGCGCCTGCGCGAGCCCCACCTTCTGCGCCATGCCGGTCGAGAAGCCGCGCAGCGCTCGATTGGCGTCCCGCTCGAGGTCGAAGCGGCGCAACAGCGCCTCGGCCCGCTCCCCGGCCACGTCGCGCGGGAGGGCGAACATCGCGCCGACGTAATGCAGAAATTGCCTCGCCGTCATGTCCGGCGGGAGCGTGTAGTTGGCCGGCAGGTAACCTGCGAAGCGGCGGATCTCAAGCGCCTCGCGCGCGACGTCGCGCCCGAGCACGCGCGCGGATCCGGCCGTGATGGGCGTCAGGCCGAGCAGCATGCGCAGCGTCGTCGTCTTTCCGGCGCCGTTATGGCCCATGAACCCGAACACCTCGCCGGGCTCGACCGCGAAGGTGACGCCGTCGACCGCCGTCACCTTCCCGAATCGCTTCGTCAGGCCATCGACCTCGATTGCGTGGATTGCGTGCGGTGTGGTCATCGCTTGGATCTCCTCGTGGGCGTGCGCCGGACGCGTCGGGTCGGCGGGGGGCTGGGCGGCGCGGCCAGGCCCGCGCGGAAGAGGTCGACGATTGCCTCGAGCGTGCGCTCGGGCGAGAAGAGGCCGAGCTCGGCCATGATCCCGAGGTGCTGCGGCGCGAAGCGAAGCACCCCGAGGACGAACGGGACCGCCTCGCGATCGACGTCGGCGCGGATCTCGCCGCGGGCAATGCCCTCGTCGACCCAGCCGCGGATCTGGTCGGTCTGCGCCTTTGCGGCCTCGATATTTCTGGGATCGGCGGCGAGCCCGAGCGCGCGCAGATCGGGATCCTCGCGCAGGAGCTTGCCGAACATCGGGTCGGCCGCGAGCTGGCGGTAGGCGAAGCGCAGCGTGGCCACGAGCCGCTCGAGGGGCGAATCGATCGCGAGCACCTCGTCGGCATAGCGAGCGCGGATGACTGCGAACGCCCCCTCCACGACCTCGCGGAGCAGCGCCTCCTTGTCTGCGAACTCGAGGTAGAGCGCCCCCTTCGCGCAGCCCGCGTCGGCCGCGACCGCGTCGAGATTCGTCCCCTTGAAGCCGTGCGCGGTGAAGTGACGCTTCGCCGCCTCGAGGATGCGCTGCCGGCGCGCAGGATCGCGCGGCTTCTGGACACGCTGTGCTGCCACGATGTCCAAGATGACTCATCTGGTCGTTCCAGTCAACTCCCCCGAGGTCCCGCCACAGGCGAGCGAACCGCGCCTCCGGCACGGTTCGTCCAGCCACACATCGTTGGTGCTCAAAACTTACGCTCCGGGCGCGGGTCGTTGGTGGACAAAATAATCTAGCCGTGGCAGAGTCCGTGCCCGCTCGGGGGAGGAAATTCCATGGCTCGGCTGCTTCTCGTCTCCAACCGTCTGCCCGTCACCGTGAAGGTCGATCACGGCGAGCTGCATGTCTCGCCCAGCGCGGGCGGCCTCGCGACGGGGCTCAAGGGCCCGCACCAGCGCTCGGGCGGGCTGTGGATGGGCTTTCCGGGCGACGCTTCGCGCATGGACGAGGCCCAGCGGGCCGAGCTCGAGGCGCGCCTCGCCGAGCTGCAATGCGTGCCGATCCACCTCTCCCCCGGCGAGGTCAGCCGCTATTACGAGGGCTTCTCGAATGGCGTGCTCTGGCCCCTCTTCCATTACCTGCTCGACCGCGTCCCGCTCGACGCGCGCGACTGGGAGAGCTACCGCCGCGTGAACGAGCGCTTCGCCGATCTCGTGGCCGAGCACCACCGCGAGGGCGACATCGTGTGGGTGCACGACTATCAGCTCGCGCTCGTGCCGGGCATGCTCCGCCGCCGCATTCCCAACGCCCGCATCGGCTTCTTCCTCCACATCCCCTTCCCCTCCTCCGAGATCTTCCGCATCCTCCCCTGGCGCAACCAGATCCTCGACGGCCTGCTCGGCGCGGATCTGGTTGGATTTCACACGCTCTCCTATCTCCGCGCTTTCGTCGCCTCGCTCATGCTCGTGCACGGCGTCGAGGCGAACGTGGACCGCGTCTGGTACGAGGGCCGCGAGGTGCGGCTCGGCGCCTTCCCCATGGGGATCGACGCCGCGGCATTCGCGGCCCTCGCCGATACGCCCGAGGTCATCGAGGAGGCCCGCGCCATTCGCAAGAGCGCCGAGGGGCAACACATCCTGCTCGGGATCGACAGGCTCGATTACACGAAGGGCATCCCCCGGCGCCTCCTGGCCATCGAGAGGCTGCTCGAGCGCGAGCCGTCGCTGCGCGGCAAGGTGCGCCTCGTGCAGGTCACGGTCCCCTCGCGGACCAAGGTCGAGGCTTATCAAGATTTCCGGCGCCAGGTCGACGAGCTCGTGGGCCGCATCAATGGCGCCTTCGCCACCGTGCAATCGGTGCCGATCCACTCGCTCTACCGCTCCTTCTCGGAGCGGCAGCTCACGGCCCTCTACAAGGCCGCCGACGCGATGCTGGTGACCCCGCTGCGCGACGGGATGAACCTCGTCGCCAAGGAGTTCGTCGCGGCGCGGACCGACGAGGACGGGGTGCTCGTGCTGAGCGAGCTGGCAGGCGCGGCGAGCGAGCTCGGCGCCGCCTTGCACGTGAACCCGTACGACATCGGTCAGGTCGCAATGGCGATGAAGCGGGCCATCACCATGCCGCGGGAGGAGCGGCGCTGGCGCATGGCGGCGCTGCGGGGGCGCGTGCTCGCCTATGACGTCCACCGCTGGGCGCAGTCGTTCATCGACACGCTCGAGACGCAGAGCGAGGACACAGCGCGGCGGGTGACGCACACGGCGACGCCCGACGAGCTCGAGAAGCTCACCGAGGAGATACGCAACGAGCGCCGGCTGCTCGTCCTGCTCGATTACGACGGCACGCTGGTCGAATTCGAGGGCCTGCCCGAGAACGCGCGGCCCGACGAGGACCTGCGGGCCCTCTTGCGGGCGCTCGCGGAGCGCCCAGGCACGCGCGTGCACGTGATCAGCGGCAGGACGCGGCCCATGCTCGAGGGCTGGCTCGGGGATCTTCCCATTGGTTTGTCCGCCGAGCACGGCTTCTGGACGAGGCCCGGGCCGCAGGGGACGTGGACCATGCGCGGGCACGTGCCCGCCGACTGGAAGTCGAGGTTCCTGCCGCTGCTCGAGCAATTCGTGGCGCGGACGCCGGGATCGCTCATCGAGGAGAAATGGGCCTCGGTGACGTTCCATTACCGCATGGCAGACGCCGCATTCGGGGCGCTGCAGGCGAAGGAGCTGCGCCTGCACCTCGGCGACCTGCTCAAGAACGCGCCGGTCGAGGTGGTGCCGGGGGACAAGGTGGTGGAGATCCGGCTGCTCGGGGCGGGCTCGGGGGCGCTCGTGCCGTGGCTGCTACGCGACGCGCCCCAGGGCACGCGCGTCCTCGCGCTCGGCGACGACCTCGCGGACGAGGAAATGTTCGCCGCCCTCGCCTCGCCCCACGTCGCCGTGCACGTGGGCCCGGGCCCGAGCCGCGCGGCCTACCGTTTGTCAGGGCCCGCCGCGGCGCGGTCGCTCCTGCGGGAGATCGCGCGCCCGGGCTAGCTCACGTCACGCAAAAGGTGAGCACGTCACGCCAGACCGCGACGAATCGATCATGCCCGAAATCGCTGCCCGACCGGAGAAGGTCGTAGGTGTGATAACGCCGACCGACGGGCGCATCGGCCGCGTCCCCTCCCCCCGACGGCGCCACCTGCACGGTCCGGTAATGGCCGATGATGTCCGCATGGTCGCCCTCGACGAGCCGGGTATCCACGCCGTCGGGCCATAGCATCGATGCCGTGTTCACGATTCCGTCGTTCTCCCAGGCCTCGAGGGTGCGCGTGCTCTGCGTGCCGAACGGCGTCGCCGTCCCCGGGCCCGGCGCCATCTCGAAGGGGCCGCCGGTGCACGCCCGGTAGCAGAAGCGGTAAACCCAGTCGGTCCGCGCCTGCGCGCCCGGCGCGAGCCCGACTTCGGGGTATGTCGTGGGATTCCACCAGGTCAACGCGCCCCGCTTGCGGAGCACCTCGGGCTCGTACGGACAGTAGCCGAGGGTCGCGTACGAGCGCGTCGCGATGCCGTGCCGCTCCCATAGCTCCTTTTCCTTTTGCCGGCGCTCCTTGTACGAGAACACGAACCGCGCGGCACCTCCCTCCGCGGGCCCGCACATGAGATCCTCGATCGCGCTGAAATCCGAGGCGATGTTCCGGGTCCACAGCCACAGATAAGCAAACGCCTCGCGCGCGCTCGCCGCCTCGGCCGGCTTGCCTGCGAAGCTCGCCTCGTCGCTCTCGCGCAAGGCGTCCTCCATTGCGCGCAAAAGGTCCGCGTCCGCCAGCTTGCTCACGCTGCTGAAAAGCGCCTGTCGAAAGCTCGTCTCGCGCCGCACGCGCGACGCCTCGAACGCGCTGCCGAGCGCGCTCGTCGCGAGGCTGCGGGGGCCGGGATGGCCGTGCACCCAATCGGCGATGTTGGTGCCCTCCTGCGGCACCGAGAGGAATACCACCCGGCGCACCCGGCCGAGCACCTCCTCATTGCGCACCTCCACCGCGTCCTCGGCGTCGCCGTCCACCCTGCACACCGCCCGGGGCGCATCGGCGAGGGTCCATAGCAGCGCGCGAATGTCGAGCCCGCCCGTGGAATGACCGACCAGGGCGATCGTGTCGTCGGGCTGGATCTCGTTGCGCGCGACGCGCTTTGCGAGGTAGCGACGCAGCCGCTCGGCCCGGGTCGTGACCGATGCGGTCGGGAGGTTGTCGAAGTAGTGGACGACGGCGCCGGCGCGACGCGGATCATCGCGCTCCTCGACGCGCCAATCGCGGAGTACCGGCGTGATCCCCGCGTAGTAGCGCATGTACCCGAGCGCGTCGAAGCCGCCGAATCCGGGGATCAGGACGATATGGGTGCGGGAAGGTCTCGGGGCGGAGGGGTCCATCGAGCGAGGATACCACTCCCCCCGCTCACCACGGGAACCATTCGCGCGGGATCTTCTGCCAGGCCGTGGGCCGACGCGGATCGCCCTCGGGCACGACCAGCGATCCCACGAAATCCGCGTGCTCGTAAACGCTCCCGATCGACCTCGAAATGCCGTCCAGGTCGGCATCGCTCACGACGCCGTTGCTGGTGGCCTTGTAAAACTGCACCGTGATCCGGATCGGGAACTTCGGATCGCGGACGAGCCGCAGATTGCGCCCCTCGTTGTAAGGCCCGAGGTTCGGCCCGTGCCCGAGCACCGCCTGCTCCACGTCGCTCTCTTCCGCTTCCATCGGCTTGCTCGCCGCAGCCGGCGCCGGCGCCATCGGCATGGCGCCCGCGGACTTCGACGGCTTCGCGACGCCCGCCGTCCGGACCCGGACCTCGTGCATGAGCGGCACCTGCACGAGGAAGAGGACGTCCGCGCCCTTCGCAATGGCGCTCTTCTCCTCCTCGGTCTTCGGCCCGCCCTGGGCGGCGATGCGCGCCTCGACGTCGCTCTTGCGCTCGGCCGTGAACGCCGCGCGCTGCCCCTTGTTGTTGAAATAGAGCTCCTGCCCCATGCCCCGCGCGCCCATGTCCTCGCCGCGATTCTCGATCACGCTGATGCTCGTCCCCTCGCGCGTCACGAGCAGCGTGAGCACCGCGGGCGATCCGGGCGACGACTGATAGTTGAAGATCACCGGGTTGAACTCGGCCTTGCCCGATTTCGGGATCGGCAAGAACACAGCCTGCGCGCTCACGAGGAAATGCGAGTCGCGCGGCGCGAGCAGGTTGCCGTTGCCCACGATCGAATTCGGCATCGACGAGAAGGCGCGCAGGTTCTTCAGGACGTCGACGAGCGGCACGCTCTCGATCGATCCGCCCCCCGCCTTGTGATTGCCCACGCGCACGAGGAAGCGGTCGGCGGGGATGTCACCCGTGCGATCGGTGAAGTTCGGGAACCGGATGACGGGCATCAGCGCCGTCTGGAAATCGCGGCCGTCCTTGTATCGCACCTGCAGCGTCAGATCCGAGATGTTCGGGCCCACCGACGAGCCTTCGAATCGCCCGGTGTCCTCCCACATCACGTTCATCACATCGAGGCCGCGCCGCCCGGCGCCGCGCGACACATTGGCGTCGCTCACCATGTTCTCGACCTTGGCCACGACGCTCGGGTAATCGGCGGGCACGTTCGCCCCGCCCCCCACGATCCCCCATTCGCCGTCGTTGCCCGCGACCTGCATCCCGCCATTCTGCGCGGGTTTGTCCCCCGTCCCCGCCGCCGTGGCCGCCGTGCTCCCCCCGGCCGTCCCGCCGTCCTTGTCGGCCGGCTGCACCACGATGATCCGCTCGCGCA includes:
- a CDS encoding TetR/AcrR family transcriptional regulator, with the protein product MAAQRVQKPRDPARRQRILEAAKRHFTAHGFKGTNLDAVAADAGCAKGALYLEFADKEALLREVVEGAFAVIRARYADEVLAIDSPLERLVATLRFAYRQLAADPMFGKLLREDPDLRALGLAADPRNIEAAKAQTDQIRGWVDEGIARGEIRADVDREAVPFVLGVLRFAPQHLGIMAELGLFSPERTLEAIVDLFRAGLAAPPSPPPTRRVRRTPTRRSKR
- a CDS encoding esterase/lipase family protein, with product MDPSAPRPSRTHIVLIPGFGGFDALGYMRYYAGITPVLRDWRVEERDDPRRAGAVVHYFDNLPTASVTTRAERLRRYLAKRVARNEIQPDDTIALVGHSTGGLDIRALLWTLADAPRAVCRVDGDAEDAVEVRNEEVLGRVRRVVFLSVPQEGTNIADWVHGHPGPRSLATSALGSAFEASRVRRETSFRQALFSSVSKLADADLLRAMEDALRESDEASFAGKPAEAASAREAFAYLWLWTRNIASDFSAIEDLMCGPAEGGAARFVFSYKERRQKEKELWERHGIATRSYATLGYCPYEPEVLRKRGALTWWNPTTYPEVGLAPGAQARTDWVYRFCYRACTGGPFEMAPGPGTATPFGTQSTRTLEAWENDGIVNTASMLWPDGVDTRLVEGDHADIIGHYRTVQVAPSGGGDAADAPVGRRYHTYDLLRSGSDFGHDRFVAVWRDVLTFCVT
- a CDS encoding bifunctional alpha,alpha-trehalose-phosphate synthase (UDP-forming)/trehalose-phosphatase, yielding MARLLLVSNRLPVTVKVDHGELHVSPSAGGLATGLKGPHQRSGGLWMGFPGDASRMDEAQRAELEARLAELQCVPIHLSPGEVSRYYEGFSNGVLWPLFHYLLDRVPLDARDWESYRRVNERFADLVAEHHREGDIVWVHDYQLALVPGMLRRRIPNARIGFFLHIPFPSSEIFRILPWRNQILDGLLGADLVGFHTLSYLRAFVASLMLVHGVEANVDRVWYEGREVRLGAFPMGIDAAAFAALADTPEVIEEARAIRKSAEGQHILLGIDRLDYTKGIPRRLLAIERLLEREPSLRGKVRLVQVTVPSRTKVEAYQDFRRQVDELVGRINGAFATVQSVPIHSLYRSFSERQLTALYKAADAMLVTPLRDGMNLVAKEFVAARTDEDGVLVLSELAGAASELGAALHVNPYDIGQVAMAMKRAITMPREERRWRMAALRGRVLAYDVHRWAQSFIDTLETQSEDTARRVTHTATPDELEKLTEEIRNERRLLVLLDYDGTLVEFEGLPENARPDEDLRALLRALAERPGTRVHVISGRTRPMLEGWLGDLPIGLSAEHGFWTRPGPQGTWTMRGHVPADWKSRFLPLLEQFVARTPGSLIEEKWASVTFHYRMADAAFGALQAKELRLHLGDLLKNAPVEVVPGDKVVEIRLLGAGSGALVPWLLRDAPQGTRVLALGDDLADEEMFAALASPHVAVHVGPGPSRAAYRLSGPAAARSLLREIARPG
- a CDS encoding ABC transporter ATP-binding protein, whose protein sequence is MTTPHAIHAIEVDGLTKRFGKVTAVDGVTFAVEPGEVFGFMGHNGAGKTTTLRMLLGLTPITAGSARVLGRDVAREALEIRRFAGYLPANYTLPPDMTARQFLHYVGAMFALPRDVAGERAEALLRRFDLERDANRALRGFSTGMAQKVGLAQALINEPRVLLLDEPTSGLDPLGRHELLELLRSLARDKGVTILFSSHILSDVEALCRRVAVLHRARLVACGEVETLKAQHGAARTMDDLYLALVRKEAA